One genomic segment of Nitrosopumilus sp. includes these proteins:
- a CDS encoding ATP-binding protein, translating into MGIISSLKKLDLNISDLEDVVSDHLIAAVTDAEGNIVYANQKFCEISKYSEEELIGQNHRILKSDEHPPEFYTKLWNSISNGEVWNGEIKNRAKDGSFYWVKTTIMPIIDSNDKITNYVALRTDITKEKEIQEKLLKMEQQLITQNEQLLSEIKNKTEDLVKSERLATIGTMASRIAHDLKNPLTIIHTYSEMLTPEILSKLDSKGKEKWIRMQSSILDMNRIIEDVLDFAKSTEIKKSPNSLIRIMKLALNHVDTSYGVKINFPENDVSIKCDSRKMEGVFSNLLSNAVEAVNGNGEIDISISSDSEHVLIQVKDSGPGIPEKDMAKIFEPMFTTKNTGTGLGLLICKSIIEQHGGTISVSNKPTTFSIKLPL; encoded by the coding sequence ATGGGAATAATTTCATCATTGAAAAAACTTGATTTGAATATTTCAGATTTGGAGGATGTTGTGTCTGATCATCTAATTGCTGCCGTAACTGATGCAGAGGGAAATATTGTATATGCAAATCAAAAGTTTTGTGAAATTTCAAAATATTCTGAAGAAGAATTAATTGGACAGAATCACAGGATTTTAAAATCAGATGAACATCCACCAGAATTTTATACAAAATTATGGAACTCAATTTCTAATGGTGAAGTTTGGAATGGCGAAATTAAAAACCGTGCAAAAGATGGTTCATTTTATTGGGTAAAAACAACAATTATGCCCATTATTGATTCCAATGATAAAATCACAAACTATGTTGCACTTAGAACTGATATCACAAAAGAGAAAGAAATTCAAGAAAAACTATTAAAAATGGAACAACAACTAATTACCCAAAATGAACAATTATTATCTGAAATCAAAAACAAAACTGAAGATTTAGTAAAATCTGAACGACTGGCCACAATTGGTACTATGGCAAGCAGAATTGCACATGATCTAAAAAATCCATTAACAATAATTCATACCTATTCTGAAATGCTTACACCTGAGATTCTTTCTAAATTAGATTCTAAGGGAAAAGAAAAATGGATTCGAATGCAGTCATCAATTTTGGATATGAATCGAATTATAGAAGATGTGCTGGACTTTGCAAAAAGTACTGAAATTAAAAAATCCCCCAATTCGTTGATTAGAATAATGAAATTGGCATTAAATCATGTTGATACTAGTTATGGTGTTAAAATTAATTTTCCTGAAAATGATGTTTCAATTAAATGCGATTCTAGAAAAATGGAAGGTGTCTTTTCTAATTTACTTAGTAATGCTGTTGAAGCTGTTAATGGTAATGGTGAAATTGATATTTCTATTTCTTCTGATTCCGAACATGTGCTAATTCAAGTCAAAGATTCTGGTCCTGGAATACCTGAAAAAGACATGGCAAAAATTTTTGAACCTATGTTTACCACAAAAAATACAGGAACTGGTCTAGGATTATTAATTTGCAAAAGCATTATAGAACAACATGGTGGTACCATTTCAGTATCCAACAAACCAACTACATTTAGTATTAAACTACCTCTCTGA
- a CDS encoding aminotransferase class III-fold pyridoxal phosphate-dependent enzyme, which translates to MLLDYTKEYKKKTKKSAKLFSKSAKLHVNGVSHNIRFYEPYPFVVKSSAGKNLVDVDNNKYTDYWMGHWSLILGHGPKKVKESLKKQIEKSWMYGTVNEQTISLSELISKNVPVAEKIRYVTSGTEATMYAVRLARSVTGKKIIAKIDGGWHGYTSDLLKSVNWPFSESESSGVINEEQIVSIPYNDLEKSLEILSRHSKDLAGVIVEPVLGGGGCIPATADYLKGIQEFCKKNNSLFILDEIVTGFRFRFGCLYPTMNLDPDIVTLGKIVGGGMAIGVMCGKKEIMEYADTRGKKKSERSYVGGGTFSANPTSMTSGFATLSHLKSKKSIYSKINELGKYTRKELTKTFDGKVIVTGKGSLFMTHFVSDEITEITNSVQAAKCDSSMLQKYHFKLIAHDGIFFLPGKLGAISDAHTKDDIKKMLKASEEF; encoded by the coding sequence TTGCTTTTGGACTATACTAAAGAATACAAGAAAAAGACAAAAAAATCTGCAAAGTTATTTTCAAAATCTGCAAAGTTACATGTTAATGGTGTTTCTCATAACATAAGATTTTATGAACCATATCCATTTGTTGTAAAATCATCTGCTGGAAAAAATTTAGTTGATGTTGATAATAACAAATACACAGATTACTGGATGGGCCACTGGAGTTTGATTTTAGGTCATGGTCCAAAAAAAGTCAAAGAATCACTCAAAAAACAAATTGAGAAGAGTTGGATGTATGGAACTGTAAATGAGCAGACCATATCATTATCTGAATTAATTTCCAAAAACGTTCCAGTAGCTGAAAAGATTCGCTATGTTACATCAGGTACTGAAGCTACAATGTATGCAGTAAGACTAGCACGTTCAGTAACTGGTAAAAAAATTATTGCAAAGATTGATGGTGGATGGCATGGATATACATCGGATTTGCTAAAATCAGTAAACTGGCCATTTTCTGAATCTGAAAGTAGTGGCGTAATTAATGAGGAGCAGATTGTATCAATTCCATACAATGACTTGGAGAAATCATTAGAGATACTATCAAGGCATTCAAAGGACTTGGCCGGTGTAATCGTAGAACCAGTTTTAGGCGGCGGAGGATGTATTCCTGCAACTGCAGATTATCTAAAGGGAATACAAGAGTTTTGCAAGAAAAATAATTCATTGTTTATTTTAGATGAGATAGTTACAGGATTTCGATTTAGATTTGGATGTTTGTATCCTACCATGAATCTTGATCCTGACATTGTCACACTTGGAAAAATTGTTGGTGGCGGAATGGCAATTGGTGTAATGTGTGGCAAAAAAGAGATCATGGAATATGCTGACACTAGAGGCAAGAAGAAATCAGAGAGAAGTTATGTTGGTGGCGGAACGTTTTCTGCAAATCCAACCTCTATGACATCAGGGTTTGCAACACTTAGTCATTTAAAATCAAAAAAATCAATCTATTCTAAAATTAATGAGTTGGGGAAATATACTAGAAAGGAATTAACAAAGACATTTGATGGCAAAGTAATTGTTACTGGTAAGGGCTCATTGTTTATGACTCATTTTGTTTCAGATGAGATAACAGAGATTACAAACTCTGTGCAGGCTGCAAAATGCGACAGTTCCATGCTGCAGAAATATCATTTCAAATTAATTGCACATGATGGAATATTCTTTTTGCCTGGAAAACTTGGTGCAATATCTGATGCCCATACTAAAGATGACATCAAGAAAATGCTAAAGGCATCTGAAGAATTCTAA
- a CDS encoding TFIIB-type zinc ribbon-containing protein, protein MSMLKEKCLRCGKDSLMTDIDSHEVFCSKCGMVINESVFDSRPERTFTNSSTNKSHTGNKTSLTSHDRGLSTMINSSNKDSSGHVLSSSMKSSLKQLRKLDSQSKTKTSKDRNLQNALAELLKMKDKLSLSEAIIEKAAYIYRKALDKKLIRGRSIASVIAASLYAACRESETPRTIKEVATSIGIKRKDLTVCYRVIFRELELKMPVVDSVSCISKIASGADLSEKVKRNAIKILNKAKKENALAGKHPMGVAASALYLASIDQGDRTTQKEIADAAGITEVTVRNRCSGLKKALLIKIR, encoded by the coding sequence ATGTCTATGCTAAAAGAAAAATGTCTTAGATGTGGCAAAGATTCTTTGATGACTGATATTGATTCCCACGAAGTATTCTGCTCAAAATGCGGTATGGTAATTAATGAAAGTGTTTTTGATAGCAGACCCGAAAGAACATTTACAAATTCTTCTACAAACAAATCTCATACAGGGAACAAGACATCACTAACTAGTCATGATCGTGGTCTTAGCACGATGATTAATTCTTCTAACAAAGACTCTTCAGGACATGTTTTATCATCTTCTATGAAATCCTCACTCAAACAGCTTCGAAAACTAGATTCTCAGAGCAAAACTAAAACCAGCAAAGACAGGAATCTCCAAAATGCACTAGCAGAATTACTAAAAATGAAAGACAAACTATCTTTGTCTGAGGCAATCATAGAAAAGGCAGCATATATCTACAGAAAAGCATTAGATAAGAAATTGATTAGAGGACGTTCCATTGCGTCCGTTATTGCAGCATCGCTTTATGCAGCATGTCGCGAATCTGAAACTCCTAGAACGATAAAAGAGGTTGCAACATCTATTGGCATAAAAAGAAAAGATCTTACCGTCTGTTATAGAGTGATATTTAGAGAATTGGAATTAAAGATGCCTGTAGTTGATTCTGTTTCGTGTATTTCAAAAATTGCAAGCGGTGCGGATTTATCAGAAAAAGTAAAACGAAATGCAATTAAAATTCTTAACAAAGCAAAAAAAGAAAACGCTCTTGCAGGAAAACACCCAATGGGGGTTGCAGCATCTGCGTTGTATCTTGCAAGTATTGATCAAGGGGATCGCACCACTCAAAAAGAAATTGCAGACGCTGCAGGAATCACTGAGGTAACAGTAAGAAACAGATGCAGTGGTCTCAAAAAAGCACTTTTGATTAAAATTAGATGA
- a CDS encoding helix-turn-helix domain-containing protein, producing the protein MFVEQTQQKECQLDVEHMSSVLWILADSYCRKILETIKEKPMSCVEISIETKIPISTVYRRMQELQDQKLVHTSGSITEDGKKYFLYKSRVQAIHATFDGKLELKVTRK; encoded by the coding sequence ATGTTTGTAGAACAAACACAACAAAAAGAATGTCAACTAGATGTTGAACATATGTCATCAGTATTATGGATTCTTGCGGATTCATATTGTCGTAAAATACTTGAAACCATAAAGGAAAAACCAATGTCATGCGTAGAGATTAGCATAGAGACAAAAATCCCCATAAGTACAGTTTACAGACGAATGCAGGAATTACAAGACCAAAAACTAGTACATACAAGCGGAAGTATTACTGAAGATGGGAAGAAATACTTTCTATACAAAAGTAGGGTACAGGCAATACATGCAACATTTGACGGTAAATTGGAACTAAAGGTTACTCGCAAATAA
- a CDS encoding proline dehydrogenase family protein yields MEKVLFRFAKQWIAGSTLEDALKSAKIAYDNGRHAIVNKLGEYHTEQKPIDEAITEYNEIINSFRRWKIRGAISIKPTQLGQSISHKECLKNFEDIIKTATKSHVFVWIDMESSEHTDETLVMYYDLFSRYERIGIAMQANLKRTLNDVKDLIKHCAKIRLVKGAYKEDEEIAFTTKQDVDSNYEKIMRLLFETGNEFGIATHDATLINLAVKLAQENDVKFEFQFLKGVRDELKLKLVKQGFVVSDYIPYGTNWLPYSIRRLKERKRNILLLGNSFIQSHKV; encoded by the coding sequence ATGGAAAAAGTGTTATTCCGATTTGCTAAACAATGGATTGCTGGAAGTACACTCGAAGATGCTTTAAAATCGGCCAAGATTGCTTATGATAATGGACGACACGCAATAGTCAACAAACTAGGAGAATATCATACAGAACAAAAACCAATTGATGAAGCAATTACAGAGTATAATGAAATCATCAATTCATTTAGAAGATGGAAGATCCGAGGAGCCATTTCCATAAAACCGACACAGCTTGGACAGTCTATTTCTCACAAAGAATGTTTGAAAAACTTTGAAGACATAATCAAGACTGCAACAAAATCGCATGTTTTTGTATGGATTGATATGGAGTCCTCAGAACATACGGATGAAACGCTTGTTATGTATTATGATTTGTTCTCAAGATATGAGAGAATTGGGATTGCTATGCAAGCCAACCTTAAACGAACATTAAATGACGTTAAAGATTTGATTAAGCACTGTGCAAAAATCCGTCTAGTAAAGGGGGCATACAAAGAAGATGAGGAGATTGCGTTTACAACAAAGCAAGATGTAGATTCTAACTATGAAAAAATTATGAGACTGTTGTTTGAAACAGGAAATGAGTTTGGAATTGCCACACATGACGCTACTCTAATCAATCTAGCAGTAAAACTAGCACAAGAAAATGATGTCAAGTTTGAATTTCAGTTTCTAAAAGGAGTACGAGATGAATTAAAACTAAAACTAGTAAAACAAGGATTTGTAGTATCTGACTACATCCCTTATGGTACAAATTGGCTTCCTTACTCCATTAGGAGGCTAAAGGAGAGAAAGCGGAATATTTTGCTTCTTGGAAACTCCTTTATTCAGTCACACAAGGTTTGA
- a CDS encoding aldehyde dehydrogenase family protein → MVEFENEFTWGNAVSQNTVDKFHDLFEKAIKQVKSNFGKKYPMIINGKKIFSDDCFKVRSPADTNLVLAEFPNCTEENVLDAANSAKAAFYKWSVIPYQDRVKIFCNCADAMSKQKFYLAASMTFENGKNRIEAMNDVDEAIDFLRFYSYQLEKNEGFCKKTPHPNPREKTMTVLKPYGVWGIIAPFNFPSAIAIGMTTGALITGNTAVLKPASATPLSSYFFVENLFEHVPAGTINFVTGSGSVVGKSLVENPNIEGIAFTGSRDVGVAGAKKFTEKNPKPFIAEMGGKNPVIVTKNADLEKAAEGVMRAAFGYGGQKCSACSRVYVQKEILNEFTEKILEKTKSLKIGKPWLQDSFLGPVINKEAVDKFERSVEMAKKDGKIIFGGNILKNSDYDSGFFVEPTIVTNLPKNHKLITEELFLPFLCIDTYDDFDDAIDLANNTEYGLTAGIFSEDKQQIDEFFKKIQAGTVYANRASSATTAALVQAQPFVGWKASGTTGKGAGGENYLQQFLRAQTQTLCD, encoded by the coding sequence ATGGTTGAATTTGAAAATGAATTCACTTGGGGAAATGCAGTATCACAAAATACAGTTGATAAATTCCATGACTTGTTTGAAAAAGCAATAAAACAGGTAAAGTCCAACTTTGGAAAAAAATACCCAATGATAATTAATGGAAAAAAGATATTTTCAGATGATTGTTTTAAAGTAAGATCTCCTGCAGACACAAATCTAGTTCTTGCAGAATTCCCAAACTGTACTGAAGAAAATGTACTTGATGCTGCAAATAGTGCAAAAGCAGCATTTTACAAGTGGAGTGTCATTCCATACCAGGACAGAGTAAAGATATTTTGTAATTGTGCAGATGCCATGTCTAAACAAAAATTCTATCTTGCAGCATCCATGACTTTTGAGAACGGAAAAAATAGGATAGAGGCAATGAATGATGTTGATGAAGCAATAGACTTTTTGCGCTTTTATTCATACCAACTAGAAAAAAACGAAGGATTCTGTAAAAAAACACCTCATCCTAATCCTAGAGAAAAAACTATGACAGTGCTAAAACCATATGGGGTATGGGGAATAATTGCTCCCTTTAATTTTCCATCTGCAATAGCAATAGGGATGACCACTGGTGCATTAATTACTGGTAATACTGCAGTGCTAAAGCCTGCTAGTGCAACACCCCTTTCATCTTACTTTTTTGTAGAGAATTTGTTTGAGCATGTTCCTGCAGGCACAATAAATTTTGTAACCGGAAGCGGTTCAGTTGTTGGAAAATCACTTGTTGAAAATCCCAACATCGAAGGAATTGCTTTTACAGGATCACGTGATGTTGGAGTAGCAGGAGCAAAAAAATTTACAGAAAAAAATCCAAAACCATTCATTGCAGAAATGGGAGGTAAAAACCCAGTAATTGTAACTAAAAATGCAGATCTAGAAAAAGCAGCAGAAGGGGTAATGAGGGCAGCGTTTGGATATGGAGGCCAAAAATGTAGTGCCTGTTCTAGAGTATATGTTCAAAAAGAAATTCTAAATGAATTTACTGAAAAGATTTTAGAAAAAACAAAATCACTAAAAATTGGAAAGCCTTGGTTGCAAGATTCATTTTTGGGTCCTGTAATAAACAAAGAAGCAGTAGACAAATTTGAAAGATCTGTCGAGATGGCAAAAAAAGATGGCAAGATAATTTTTGGCGGAAATATTCTAAAAAATTCTGATTATGACTCGGGATTTTTTGTTGAACCAACTATTGTAACTAATCTTCCAAAAAACCACAAATTAATTACCGAGGAATTGTTTTTGCCATTTCTGTGCATAGACACATATGATGACTTTGATGATGCGATAGATCTTGCAAATAATACAGAGTATGGATTAACAGCAGGAATATTTTCTGAAGACAAACAACAAATTGATGAATTTTTCAAAAAGATTCAGGCAGGAACAGTATATGCTAATCGTGCATCCAGTGCAACTACTGCAGCTCTAGTTCAAGCTCAGCCCTTTGTTGGATGGAAGGCATCAGGAACAACTGGAAAAGGAGCCGGAGGGGAAAATTATTTGCAGCAGTTTTTGAGGGCGCAAACTCAAACCTTGTGTGACTGA
- a CDS encoding arginase family protein, with the protein MEKISWANKENFEDAEFVVIGIPDESQSHALRRGTEEAPSRIRQISNQRDTYSREDKIILGRPTHGTEKNVYDYGDITRDQIESVYEKISQSKIPITIGGDHSLTSKIINTIAKHRGKISLVYFDAHPDFVSSSTNYYGSVVNDVLSNIHIDSSLEIGIRTPEQEELDNIKKYNLEIITPIDIKEKGIKSIARNILDKLGDRVYISFDMDCIDPSFAPGVSVPVPLGIDSNDAVYLLQKIAQRGIVGMDIMEVCPSFDVKDRTSHLASRLIGEVLYSSETQNG; encoded by the coding sequence ATGGAAAAAATTTCTTGGGCAAATAAAGAGAATTTTGAAGATGCAGAGTTTGTTGTCATAGGCATACCTGATGAATCTCAATCTCATGCACTAAGAAGGGGAACAGAAGAGGCGCCATCTAGAATTCGACAAATATCTAATCAGAGAGACACCTATTCAAGAGAAGATAAAATCATACTCGGAAGACCAACACATGGTACTGAAAAAAATGTATACGATTACGGTGATATCACAAGAGACCAAATAGAATCAGTCTATGAGAAGATTTCTCAATCAAAGATACCAATAACTATTGGAGGAGATCACTCCTTGACAAGTAAAATAATTAACACAATAGCAAAACATAGAGGAAAAATTTCACTTGTTTATTTTGATGCACACCCAGATTTTGTTAGTTCCTCTACAAATTACTATGGTTCTGTGGTAAATGATGTTTTATCTAACATCCACATAGATTCAAGCTTGGAGATAGGTATTCGTACTCCAGAACAAGAAGAGTTAGACAACATAAAAAAATACAATTTAGAAATCATCACTCCCATAGACATTAAAGAAAAAGGAATCAAAAGTATTGCAAGGAATATTTTAGACAAACTTGGAGACAGAGTCTACATTTCATTTGACATGGATTGTATAGATCCATCATTTGCACCAGGTGTATCTGTTCCTGTACCTCTGGGTATTGACAGCAATGATGCCGTATATTTATTACAAAAAATTGCACAAAGAGGTATTGTAGGTATGGATATCATGGAAGTTTGTCCCAGCTTTGATGTAAAGGATAGAACATCGCACTTAGCATCAAGGTTAATTGGAGAGGTTCTGTATTCCTCGGAGACTCAAAATGGTTGA
- a CDS encoding tetratricopeptide repeat protein, translating to MGLFGSKENIEDLLYNAMSLMEKSQPKGAISLFNKVLKQDSKNASALYNKGLALNQIKKYSDAVTCFDKLLEINPKDAQAYNNKGIAMAEMGNIQDAAECYDKAIEADPKHAPSYFNKGVLLDKLQEHEEAITTLEKAITIEPRKPNALFYKGIILGKLKRHEEALNCFDSVYKNNPSHMDALFHRGIELAELGKHEKAIEIFDKILSKHKDNVNIIYAKSRSKAELGSLSESLNLLRQAISKNPKIIRKWAKEEKIFEKLHSNDEFRKLVKL from the coding sequence ATGGGACTGTTTGGCTCAAAAGAAAACATTGAAGATTTGCTCTATAATGCAATGTCACTAATGGAGAAGAGCCAACCAAAGGGGGCAATCTCACTATTTAACAAAGTTCTAAAACAAGATTCCAAAAACGCATCAGCATTATACAATAAGGGATTGGCACTAAATCAAATCAAAAAGTATAGTGATGCAGTCACATGTTTTGATAAATTACTTGAAATCAATCCAAAAGATGCACAAGCATACAACAATAAAGGAATTGCAATGGCTGAGATGGGAAATATTCAAGATGCTGCAGAATGTTATGACAAGGCAATTGAGGCAGACCCAAAACATGCTCCGTCATATTTTAACAAAGGAGTCTTACTTGATAAACTCCAAGAACACGAAGAAGCAATTACAACATTAGAAAAGGCAATAACAATTGAACCAAGAAAACCAAATGCATTATTTTACAAGGGAATAATCTTAGGCAAACTCAAAAGACATGAGGAGGCACTGAATTGTTTTGATAGTGTTTACAAAAATAATCCAAGTCACATGGATGCATTATTTCACAGAGGAATTGAGCTTGCAGAGTTAGGCAAACATGAAAAGGCAATTGAGATTTTTGACAAGATTCTATCAAAGCACAAGGACAATGTAAATATCATTTATGCAAAATCAAGAAGTAAAGCAGAGTTGGGAAGTCTTTCAGAGTCATTAAATCTGCTAAGACAAGCAATTTCTAAAAATCCTAAAATCATTCGCAAGTGGGCAAAAGAAGAAAAGATATTTGAAAAACTTCACAGTAATGACGAGTTTAGAAAACTAGTAAAATTATAG